Proteins encoded by one window of Luteimonas yindakuii:
- a CDS encoding LexA family protein, with the protein MLAHRLPNPPTLIGRLAEFSSLALPSLRQRVACGFPSPAEDFFTEEDRLDLNQKLVTNPAATFLAWADTGGSMVDFGIHDGDLLVIDRSIRPRSGHTVLVLWEGGFMVKKLDVRAGRIRLLASQGVQPIVVGEGVELDVWGVVRWSLTKHA; encoded by the coding sequence ATGCTGGCGCACCGCCTACCGAACCCCCCGACACTGATCGGTCGATTGGCTGAGTTCTCGAGCTTGGCGTTGCCCTCGCTGCGTCAACGTGTGGCCTGTGGCTTCCCCTCCCCGGCGGAAGACTTCTTCACCGAAGAGGACCGACTGGATCTCAACCAGAAGCTGGTGACCAACCCGGCGGCGACATTCTTGGCCTGGGCAGACACCGGCGGGTCGATGGTCGACTTTGGCATCCATGACGGGGATCTGCTTGTCATTGACCGTTCCATCCGACCTCGGAGCGGCCATACCGTCCTTGTTCTGTGGGAAGGCGGTTTCATGGTCAAGAAGCTGGACGTCCGCGCTGGGCGCATACGGTTGCTGGCCAGCCAGGGCGTGCAGCCGATTGTTGTCGGTGAAGGTGTGGAACTGGACGTCTGGGGCGTAGTTCGCTGGTCGCTGACGAAGCACGCCTGA